Sequence from the Muntiacus reevesi chromosome 9, mMunRee1.1, whole genome shotgun sequence genome:
AAGCTCCTCCTGCACCTGAGCCCACTGCGCGCCCCGAGCCTCTACCCGGGCCAGTGCCAGCGGCGGCACGTGGCGCTGGAGGCCCAGCAAGCGCGCCAGGTAGTAGGACAGGGCCTCGCCCTGGATCTGCTCCGGGTTGATGCCGTAGCGCACGCAGGCGCGGGTGCCGTCGGCGAAGCGGGCCAGCCGGTTGGAGCTGCGCCCGCAGCCCCCGCGCTCCAGGGCCACCACCCGGGCGCGGCGCGCCGCCTCCAGCCACGCTGCCGCCTGGGCCTCCGAGAAGCCCCGGGGCACCTGCTCCTCCAGGCCGCGGCTCCAGAAGACGCCCCCGTGCACCGCGGCGCGTTCCTCCGGCCCGGGCCGCCCGGTTGGCACGTGCCGCCTGCGCTCACCCGGGGGCTGCCCGGGCGGGCCGTCCGCGCCTGCCGCCAAGGTGAGCAGCGCCCGGAAAGTTTTCAGGGAGCCGCCGCGGGCGTCCCGCGCCAGGGGCGGGGGCAGAGGAAAGCGAGGCGCGGGCTCCCGGCCGCCGCTCCGGGCCAGGTGCCGCGGTAGTGGGTCTTCGGGCGGCCCGGAGGTGGGTAGCTCCGTCCTCGGCGGCAGGAGCCTGCCCCACAGCGCCAACAGCGAGCCCAGCACCAGCAGCCAGAGcccggcggtggcggcggcgcc
This genomic interval carries:
- the FJX1 gene encoding four-jointed box protein 1 yields the protein MGRRMRGAAATAGLWLLVLGSLLALWGRLLPPRTELPTSGPPEDPLPRHLARSGGREPAPRFPLPPPLARDARGGSLKTFRALLTLAAGADGPPGQPPGERRRHVPTGRPGPEERAAVHGGVFWSRGLEEQVPRGFSEAQAAAWLEAARRARVVALERGGCGRSSNRLARFADGTRACVRYGINPEQIQGEALSYYLARLLGLQRHVPPLALARVEARGAQWAQVQEELRAAHWTEGSVVSLTRWLPNLTDVVVPAPWRSEDGRLRPLRAAGGELANRSRAELVDLVQWTDLILFDYLTANFDRLVSNLFSLQWDPRVMHRATSNLHRGPGGALVFLDNEAGLVHGYRVAGMWDKYNEPLVQSVCVFRERTARRVLELHRGQDAAARLLHLYQHHEPRFPELAALADPHAQLLQRRLDFLAKHILHCKAKYGRRPGT